One region of Gemmatimonadota bacterium genomic DNA includes:
- a CDS encoding Ig-like domain-containing protein, with protein sequence MCFQRRSNHESVSSGGRLRTPRATSLKTRIPVFFLLALFAAVSCGKDGPTRPTGPAKVVVTPSAVTMTAINQSVQLTAQVQDENGNVLTGHEVVWSSRNPSVASVSDGGLVTAYGNGTADIAATAGQKQTVASVTVSQSAATITVEPASVSLTAAGETAGLNATVLDENGQIVEDAPVKWVTADETVATVNDAGTVTAVSSGSTVVMATSGEVSASVPVTVAIVISDRTTLVDFYHALKGPDWSDKEHWLNEEVPLSEWHGVTTDANGRVIRLELRRNGLSGRLPASLVDLALLRELDLAFNQVSGGIPVEFAQLAELRILDLGWNGISGPVPAELALLPNLEVLDLENNNLSGPVPPALGRITGLKRMDLGRNRLTGTVPAELGQLANLESLALDSNELLGPIPAELGLLQNLEVLYLYRNKLSGTIPPELGDLANLKSVIFWKNELSGTIPIELSHLTRLERLDLDENRLSGPIPVELGQLTNLELLFLNSNGLSGEIPAVLGELSRLRLLSLYGNKLSGPLPVELSRLDNLEYLLLHNNRISGPVPSELGRLEDLEGLYLFNNELSGPLPSELGRLDDLEGMYLHGNQFTGEVPGSFAGLTDLLTFFFYDNDGLCLPGAPALLTWFEALDNPEGPRCDEAGFSEGLFMVGDGTDRLYRLNPNTGEAKPVGDAVRFDAGEYEPHGLTAHHGMLYMTGGWNAALYTLDPETGAAVQVGDAVEFGIAESQPTGLASHDGTLYMAGRANARLYSLNTVTGEATPVGNADRFGVDERHPFGLASHEGSLYMVGYGSGKLYVLNPSTGTATPVGEASDFGVGEDLPTGLTSHRGALYMAGGWTAKLYAVDAETGMASPVGDVDEDVHQFEVYEDSPTGLASLMRIAPRRVVPDLNLPKP encoded by the coding sequence ATGTGTTTCCAACGCCGGTCCAATCATGAATCGGTTTCATCTGGCGGTAGATTACGAACACCGCGGGCGACTTCCCTGAAAACTCGAATCCCCGTCTTTTTCCTGCTCGCCCTGTTTGCAGCGGTTTCATGCGGGAAGGACGGCCCCACCCGTCCGACCGGTCCGGCTAAAGTCGTCGTAACTCCGAGCGCCGTTACCATGACGGCGATCAATCAGTCCGTGCAGCTTACGGCGCAGGTGCAGGACGAGAACGGCAACGTGTTGACGGGCCACGAGGTGGTCTGGTCGAGCCGGAATCCGTCGGTAGCCTCCGTAAGCGACGGAGGGCTCGTCACCGCCTATGGTAACGGTACGGCCGACATCGCGGCCACCGCGGGACAGAAGCAGACGGTTGCTTCGGTTACCGTGTCCCAGTCGGCAGCGACGATCACCGTCGAACCGGCGTCTGTGTCGCTGACTGCGGCCGGCGAGACCGCCGGACTGAATGCCACGGTCCTGGACGAAAACGGCCAGATCGTCGAAGACGCGCCGGTGAAATGGGTAACTGCCGATGAAACAGTGGCGACGGTAAACGACGCGGGAACGGTCACCGCCGTGAGCAGCGGCAGCACGGTCGTCATGGCCACGTCCGGCGAGGTTTCGGCCAGCGTGCCCGTAACCGTGGCCATCGTGATCAGCGATCGCACCACGCTGGTTGATTTCTACCACGCATTGAAGGGTCCCGACTGGAGTGACAAAGAACACTGGCTGAATGAAGAGGTGCCCCTGAGCGAGTGGCACGGCGTAACTACCGACGCGAACGGCAGAGTGATCCGGCTGGAGTTGAGAAGGAACGGCCTGTCGGGCAGGTTGCCTGCAAGCCTCGTCGATCTCGCCCTGCTGAGGGAACTGGACCTGGCATTCAACCAGGTATCCGGCGGCATCCCGGTCGAATTTGCCCAGCTCGCGGAACTGAGGATCCTTGATCTCGGCTGGAACGGAATCTCGGGGCCCGTTCCCGCCGAACTTGCCCTGCTGCCCAACCTGGAAGTACTGGACCTCGAAAACAACAATCTGTCGGGTCCGGTCCCCCCGGCGCTGGGGCGGATAACCGGCCTGAAGCGAATGGACCTTGGCAGGAATCGCCTGACCGGTACCGTCCCTGCGGAATTGGGTCAACTCGCCAATCTCGAGTCGCTTGCTTTGGACAGCAACGAACTACTCGGACCCATACCCGCCGAACTGGGACTACTGCAGAACCTGGAAGTACTGTACCTCTACAGGAACAAACTGAGCGGTACGATCCCGCCGGAACTGGGTGATCTGGCCAATCTGAAGAGCGTGATATTCTGGAAGAACGAACTGTCCGGCACCATTCCGATTGAATTAAGTCACCTGACCCGCCTGGAACGTCTGGACCTCGATGAAAACAGATTGTCGGGACCGATCCCCGTGGAGCTGGGACAGCTGACGAATCTCGAGCTGCTGTTCCTCAACAGCAATGGTCTCTCCGGCGAAATCCCCGCCGTCCTGGGCGAACTTTCCCGGTTGCGTCTGCTGAGCCTCTATGGAAACAAACTTTCGGGACCGTTGCCGGTCGAACTGAGCAGACTGGACAATCTCGAATACCTGTTGCTGCACAACAACCGGATTTCCGGACCTGTCCCGTCCGAGTTGGGACGGCTCGAGGATCTCGAAGGGCTGTACCTGTTCAACAACGAACTGTCCGGACCCCTTCCATCCGAGTTGGGACGGCTTGACGACCTCGAAGGCATGTATCTCCATGGAAACCAGTTCACCGGGGAAGTACCCGGGTCTTTTGCAGGCCTTACAGACCTTTTGACGTTCTTCTTCTATGACAATGACGGTCTGTGTCTACCGGGCGCGCCGGCGCTGCTTACCTGGTTCGAGGCCCTTGACAACCCTGAGGGTCCACGCTGCGACGAAGCCGGCTTTTCGGAGGGACTGTTCATGGTTGGCGACGGAACCGACCGGCTGTACAGGTTGAATCCGAATACGGGAGAAGCCAAACCCGTGGGAGACGCCGTGCGATTCGACGCCGGCGAGTACGAGCCCCACGGTCTGACCGCGCATCATGGCATGTTGTACATGACGGGCGGATGGAACGCGGCGCTGTACACGCTGGACCCGGAAACCGGCGCGGCCGTTCAGGTCGGCGACGCGGTGGAATTCGGGATCGCCGAATCCCAGCCAACGGGACTGGCGTCCCACGACGGAACGCTGTACATGGCCGGTAGGGCGAATGCCAGGCTCTACTCGCTCAATACCGTGACGGGAGAAGCGACGCCGGTCGGCAACGCCGACCGGTTCGGTGTCGATGAACGCCACCCCTTCGGCCTGGCTTCCCACGAAGGAAGCCTGTACATGGTCGGGTACGGTTCAGGGAAACTTTACGTATTGAATCCTTCCACGGGGACGGCGACGCCTGTCGGCGAGGCATCCGATTTCGGCGTGGGAGAAGATCTGCCGACCGGACTGACTTCACACCGAGGCGCGTTGTACATGGCCGGCGGGTGGACGGCGAAACTGTACGCGGTGGACGCGGAGACGGGGATGGCGTCGCCCGTCGGGGACGTCGACGAGGATGTCCATCAGTTCGAGGTCTATGAAGACTCGCCGACAGGTCTGGCTTCGCTGATGCGAATCGCTCCGCGGAGGGTTGTGCCCGACCTGAATCTACCGAAACCGTAG